The Microbacter sp. GSS18 genome has a segment encoding these proteins:
- a CDS encoding choice-of-anchor I family protein translates to MPSSLHRRTVTAGAAAVAACTLALTPLAANAAIVAAPISYSAGDAALSLTPIGTHETGIFDESAAEIVQAHGDRLFIVNAQAGAVTVLDFADPANPTELFSIASAGIANSVAVRADGLGVVAFEAPDKVSAGHVVFFDADADDAASAHLGEVAIGSLPDMVTITDDGKYAVVANEGEPADDFSSDPEGTVSVIKLHPTKKRASNQGNVRTADFHEFEAGGEKTLPADVRVFGPQPEADNPISRNLEPEYITTVGTTAYVTLQENNAIAVVDLNSAKVDDIWALGFKDYGAAGSGIDASDRDDAIDIRTRPGVVGMYQPDAIDSYTAAGQTYLVTANEGDAREWGDYEEPVRAKDLDDDGYGPVCDGPLAGLLENEDLGRLEVTRENGFNGECYDTLYSFGARSFSIWTTDGTQVFDSGDDFEQYTALAAPAAFNSSNDDNDDFDARSDAKGPEPEGIAIGEVDGRTYAFIGLERVGGVMVYDITEPASAAFVTYVNNRDFSVDAESSEAGDLGPEGLAFIPASASPTGDPLLAVGNEVSGTTTLFAIAATD, encoded by the coding sequence CGGCGCCCATCAGCTACTCCGCGGGCGACGCCGCACTGTCGCTCACACCCATCGGCACCCACGAGACCGGGATCTTCGACGAGTCCGCGGCCGAGATCGTCCAGGCCCACGGCGACCGCCTCTTCATCGTCAACGCGCAGGCCGGCGCGGTCACCGTGCTGGACTTCGCCGACCCCGCGAACCCGACCGAGCTGTTCTCCATCGCCTCGGCGGGCATCGCCAACTCCGTCGCCGTCCGCGCGGACGGCCTCGGCGTCGTCGCGTTCGAGGCGCCCGACAAGGTCTCGGCCGGACACGTCGTGTTCTTCGACGCGGATGCCGACGACGCGGCATCCGCCCACCTCGGCGAGGTCGCCATCGGGTCGCTGCCCGACATGGTCACCATCACCGACGACGGCAAGTACGCCGTCGTCGCCAACGAGGGCGAGCCCGCGGACGACTTCTCCAGCGACCCCGAGGGCACGGTCAGCGTCATCAAGCTGCACCCGACCAAGAAGCGCGCGTCGAACCAGGGCAACGTCCGCACCGCTGACTTCCACGAGTTCGAGGCGGGCGGCGAGAAGACGCTCCCCGCGGACGTCCGCGTCTTCGGGCCGCAGCCGGAGGCCGACAACCCGATCTCACGCAACCTCGAGCCGGAGTACATCACGACCGTCGGCACGACGGCGTACGTCACGCTGCAGGAGAACAACGCGATCGCCGTCGTCGACCTGAACTCGGCGAAGGTCGACGACATCTGGGCGCTCGGGTTCAAAGACTACGGCGCCGCGGGCAGCGGGATCGACGCCTCCGACCGCGACGACGCCATCGACATCCGGACCCGGCCGGGTGTCGTCGGGATGTATCAGCCCGACGCGATCGACTCGTACACGGCCGCCGGGCAGACCTACCTCGTCACGGCGAACGAGGGCGACGCCCGCGAATGGGGCGACTACGAGGAGCCGGTGCGAGCGAAGGACCTCGACGATGACGGCTACGGCCCCGTGTGCGACGGTCCGCTCGCCGGCCTGCTCGAGAACGAGGACCTGGGACGCCTCGAGGTGACGCGCGAGAACGGCTTCAACGGCGAGTGCTATGACACGCTGTACTCGTTCGGGGCCCGCTCGTTCTCGATCTGGACGACCGACGGCACGCAGGTGTTCGACTCGGGCGACGACTTCGAGCAGTACACCGCGCTCGCGGCGCCCGCGGCGTTCAACTCCAGCAACGACGACAACGACGACTTCGACGCGCGCAGCGACGCCAAGGGTCCCGAGCCCGAGGGCATCGCGATCGGCGAGGTCGACGGTCGCACCTACGCCTTCATCGGTCTCGAGCGCGTCGGCGGCGTCATGGTCTACGACATCACCGAGCCGGCGTCGGCCGCGTTCGTGACGTACGTGAACAACCGCGACTTCTCGGTCGACGCCGAGTCGTCCGAGGCCGGCGACCTCGGCCCCGAGGGGCTGGCCTTCATCCCGGCGAGCGCCTCGCCGACGGGTGACCCGCTGCTCGCCGTGGGCAACGAGGTCTCGGGCACGACGACCCTGTTCGCGATCGCCGCGACCGACTGA